From the genome of Deinococcus apachensis DSM 19763:
TCGTACAGCGCCGCCTGCTGTTCGGCAGGCGAAGGAAGGGGTGCGCCTGCCCGTCGAGCCCTGAGCCAACTGTCCAGGGGGCGACGAGTCCCTGGGTACCCCAGGGACTGCACCTCACGGAGGAGTTGAGCCCCCACCCGGCAGCCCTCGTCCCACCGCCGGTTGAGGAACGCCAGGTACGGGTCGAGGATGCTCCTGACTCGGGTATGGGCTCGACGAGCGGGAACCGCATCAGCTTGTAAGTACCGCTTCACGAGATAGCGGCTGACACCGAGGTGTCGGGCGATCACTCGCGTTCCCAGACCAGCGGCGCGCAACACCTGCATCTGGACCAGCAGCGCCATGCGGCGCTGCTGACGTTGTGCCCGGACGTCTTCGCCTGCCTGCGAGCGTGGCTTGGGTGCAGGGGTGGTCTCACGCAGCACGTTCTGGTGACGACCCAAAAAACGTTCGAGGGCTTCGCGGAGATTTTTGAGCAGGTGCCAACGGTCGAGGACCTGGACCGCGTTCGGGAGACTCTGGGTGACGGCACAGGCAAACTCCGTCGAGCGGTCGCGCGTGACCAACTCGATCTCCGGGTGCTGGCGGAGCCAGTCGGCGACCACGGTGGTCGTGCGATCCGGCAGGATCTCCACCGGGCGATGGGTGTCCAAGTCAACGATGACGGTGCCGTAGGTCTGACCCTTGCGAAACGCGAAATCGTCGATTCCGACGTGAAGCAACCGACAGGGCGGGAGGACGAGCGGACGGTGCAACTGCCGGATGAGTGTCGATGCACTGGCAGTCAGGTCGAGTTGGGTCCCGAGCCGAGCTCCGCCTCGACCGCTGGCGGTCGAGGCGAGATGCGTCAACGCCCGAGTGCAGCGGAGTGTGCGCTGCGCGTAGGGCGTGACCAGCAAGGGCAGGCGTTCACAGAACACCCGTCGGACACAGTCGGGTTGAAGACAGCGGAAGCGGTGAAGCCGCAGATGCACCACGGTGGGGAAGCCACCGAACGGTAAGTCGTGCAGGGTACGGGTAGAGCGGCTATGGAGCCTGTAGGAACGCTGCCCACAGAGCGGGCAATTGGCATCAGAAGCTGCGCTGATGACCTTGAGATGGAGAGTTGAACCGTCCAAGGCGAGATGTTTGACGATGAGCCCTTTCCCGAACCAGGGGGACAGGAGGGTGGAAAGTTCGACGGCCATTCCCCATCCTGACCGGGTTCGGTTCACTGCATCAAAGTTGAATCAGAGCCGAATCGCATACGGGTAGTCGGCGTTCTTGAATAGCACGGCACCATCGCACAGGGCGTAGAAGTCGCGGACGTCCTGAGGGACTTGTTGGCCATCGTGAGGCGGGACAGGAACCAGCCGCCTGGCAGGCGGCGTGACGTCGCACTCTGGATGCTACTGGATCTCAGCGAGGAGGGCATCAAGGCTCATGTGCCGTCATCATGGCGTACCGAGTCCCTGTCGGCCCTACCTTCTGACAAAGTCCTGTTAGTGGGTCGTCAACAAGGGTCTGTCATGGCCTCTGTTGCGAGAGGACCGATGAACACGAGCAGCGGGAGTAAAACACCTTTCCTGACCGCCCATTAGAACTCATTGCTAACCTCTACAGACGTCAATGCGTACCTTGCCGGTGGAGTCGGGCAAGGACAGCTTGACCTCCTTAACGTCCGTTTGCACCTCTCCGTAGAAGATCGGCCCCGCAGTGCTCTTGGGAGTATGGGTCAGCGTCATCGTCGACGTACTCCCGCTCGCGTTGGTGACCTGCAGGGGAACCGATCGGATGGAGGAATCCGAGAGGCTCACCATCAAGTAGTCATTTGGACGGAGTGGAGCGGTCACTCGAATCTGGCTGGGCAGGCCGTCCAGTCTTTGGACGGGAGCTTTGCAACTACCTTTCACTGATGGGATCAATTGTGGCAAAGAGTAGTGCAGGTTGTAACTGCTGTCCATTTCCCATATCAAAACTTTGGCTGGATTGGTGCGGAAAGAGTCGGAGAGGAGATAACTCTCGATGGAAGAGTACGGTCCGCCTCCTTCGATTCCCGCATTGGTAACGTCGCGCTGCATCTCATAACGTAAGGCTGCACCGAACGATTCCTCAGCTCCTTTGTTGCGAAAGCTGTTGCTGGTCCCCACGAGGACTACCTTTGGGTCTTCTCCCCCCAGAAGGTCTTCGCCTTCCTTCACGCTAATCAGACTCTGGTAGTTTTGCGGTTGAATATTGAGATTGCATAACGTGTTGACGCGAGTGAGATAGCTGCCCCAATTCTGCATCGACTTCTCCTGGAGTTTGAACGACGCAGTCGGCAGTTGGGACCAGGTCCCCCTGGTTTTTAAGTAACTTGTAATGTTGTGAGCGGTCATCTGTGCGGCATGGGGAGTCCAGTGATGGTCACGGGCAAAGAAATAATCATCTTCACTCTTATCAGATTTTTGAAGAGCGAGCAGATCCGGTGAGTATATTCCAGCGGAATTGATTTGTTTAACAAACGAGCTATATGAAGTGGCGAGCTTATTGGTATCAACAGCACTGAAGACCGGATTTGTAGAGTCAAAATGGCGGCTAGAGGAAGCCGCGCGGGGCGGGATATACACCATAACGAGATCCGTCCCCCGAGCCTTCAGGGCGGCTGAAAAACGCTTCAATTCCGCCAGGAACGGTTGTGGTTCATCATATGGCTTAAAGCTTTGAACGCCGTACAGCCATCCATCCGAGCCCTGTGCTGCAACTAATGCCCACAAATCCCCGGCCTGGTAATTCTTCGCATCGGTCGCGGCGGAGCATAGCTTCCAATTATTGGTGGTAGAAGCAGCCTGGGCCCCGGTAGAGGCGACGAGAACGAGCGTTAGCAGTGGTAGTATTTTTCTCATACTTACTCCTTTGGGTAAGAAATCCGCAGGAACCGTTCCGGGATTTCCCAGACCACAATCTGTGGGGGGTTATCCCGGCGGTCCTGACTGCTCAGGTACTCGCGCATAGGCACGATGGGGCCTTTGCCCTCCTGGGCCGCGTTCAACACCTCGGTGCCCAAGGCCTGCGCCAACGCCGCGCCAAAGTGCCAGACATTGTCCTTTGTCTCAGCGCTGTAGCTGGTGCCGACGAGGGTGACCGCGAGGGTTACGTCACCCAGAAGGCCGCTGCCTCCCTCATCGGTGCGGGTGTACTCGGGCTCGCGCACGGTATCCGGGGCGGGGCCGACACCCTCCGGGACGGGCACGTAGCGCAGTAGGTCGCCCCTGCGAGCGACGGGAGCCCCCGCTGACTCGTGGTAAGCGGTGGGGGGAAGGTCGGGCCTGAGGGCCTTGACGGCCGGGGCGAGGGTTCGGGCGGCCACTGCTGCCCCGTAAGGCGTCCAGTGGGTGTCGGTGCGCAAGAAGAGGCTCCTCGCCCCCTCGCCCTTTTCAGCCTGCATTGCTCGGAACAGGTCTGGGGCCGGGACTCCAGCCGCTTCCAAGCGTTGCCGGAAGTTCTCGTACACGTTGGACTTCACGGCGGGGACGAGCAGGTGCCCCAGGTGCTCGGGATAGATACGTGTCTTAGCGGGGACGAGCGCGACGACTAGGTGCGCGCCGTCCTTCGCCAGCTTGTCGCGGACCTGCCTGATGTACTCGACCTTCACCGCGATCTCCACAGTATCTTCCGCAGCCGCCTGGAACTCCTCGGTGGTGTACAGCCAACCGTCCGTTCCCACGACGGCTCCCTCGCGCGCCTCGCCGAAGAGGTGGTATGTCAGACCGCCCCACAGCTTTACGCTCGGGTCACGCCAGGGCACCTTGGCATCAAGGTTCTTCTCGTAGGCCATCATCCACTTGCCGGTCACCACATCCTGGCCGGTTGGGAATTCCCGGCTTCCGGGACTGACTAGGGCCGCTCCCGCCCCGATAGCTACGGCCCCAAGCAAAAACACAGCAGGAAGCCAGTGCAGGACTGGAGGTGCTCTCCGGTGGTCGGTATCTGAGTTAACGGTGTCCCGTGCAAATTCGGTCATTTCAGGGCACCTCAAAATTGGAAGTAAAGGAAGGGAGTATAGGATTGAGCGCTCAGTTTCATGACCGCCAGCACGAACAGGGGCAGCAGAGCAACTGTTGCTACCATCACCACGCGCGGGCGCAAGAAACGGCTACCTGCGTCGCCCACACGATTTCCCCATACAGGGGCCACATACACCAGGACGGCAGCCAGCAGCATCGTCACGATGACGCTGGGCCTGATCTGCCAGGCGAGCGTATCGCTCAGGCCCACGCCGTTCAGCCCGACCATGCCTGCATACATGCGGAAGGCCTCGGGCACGTTGTCCGCCCGGAACATGACCCAGCCGAGGATCACGAGGATCATGGTCCCCGGGATGGTCAGCCAGGCCGGGGAGGGCTTCCAGAGTTTGGCCTCCTTCATCCGGCGCTCGACCGCCAAGATGCTGCCGTGCCACATCCCCCACAGCACAAAGGTCCAGTTGGCTCCGTGCCACAGCCCGCCCAACACCATCGTCAGCCATAGGTTGAGGTAGGTGCGGAACCGGCCGCGCCGATTCCCGCCCAGACTGATGTAGAGGTACTCGCGCAGCCAGGAACTCAGGCTCATGTGCCAGCGGCGCCAGAACTCGGTGATGCTGCGCGAGATGTAGGGGTGGTTGAAGTTCTCGGGGAACTTGAACCCCATCATGGCCGCCAGGCCAATCGCCATGTCCGAGTACCCGCTGAAGTCGAAATACAGTTGCAGGGTGTAGGCCAGGGCGCCCAGCCAACTGTCGGCGAGCGTGGGGTTCGGCTGGTTGAAGGCGGCGGTGACCAGGGGTGCGATGGAATCGGCGATCAGCACCTTCTTGGCAAAGCCGGTCATGAAGCGGGTGGCGCCGTAGCTGAACCCTTCCAGCGTGTGGGTGCGGTGGCGGAACTGATCGGCGAGCAAGTTGTACTTCAGGACGGGACCGGCGATCAGATGCGGAAACAACGCGATAAAGGCGGCGAAGTCCAGCAGGTTGCGGGTGGGGGGTTCCTCCCGGCGGTACACATCCACGATGTAGCTGATGGCATGGAAGATGAAGAAGGACAGCCCGATGGGCAGCAGGACGGGTGCCCAGGCAAAGGGCTGAAAGCCCAGGGTCTGGGTGATGGCGTTGAAGCTCTCCACCCCGAAGTTCGCGTATTTGAAGTAGCCAAGGGCGCCCAAGTTCAGCACGATGGCCGCAGTGAGGGTCCAGCGCCGCTGACTCCCGTCCGGTTGGCGGTCCAGGACCAGCCCAAACCAGTAAGCGACGACGGTAACAGCGACCAGCAACCAGAGGAAGTCGAGGCGCCACCAGGAGTAGAGGGCGTAACTGCCTGCCAGAATCCACGCGCTCCGCCCCTTGAAGGGGAGGAGATAGTAGACGATGAGAAACAGTGGCAGGAACAGGAACAGGAAGACGTTACTGCTGAAGACCATGCCTCAGCCCTACTTGGTCTTGGTGCTGCTGGTGGTGATGGTCACGCCTGAATCCGTCACGACGACTGCGTAGGCGTTACCGCGCTCCAGCTTCACGCTCTTGAGGGTCCCGAGCGACTTGGTCTTGTCGAACGCGGCCAAGTCCACCACGATGCCATTCACAGCGCGGCTGCCACTCGCACCAGGCTTCACGCCAGTCACGACGGCGGTCTTGCCGTCGGCTGTCTTCAGGTCGACGCTGGGCGCCTTGCTGAGGTTGTAGATCGTCAGCAGGGCCTTGGCGCGATTCTCAGCGGCCTGGTCGGCGAGGAGCACGAGCTTTCCGCCATTTAGGGCGAGCGAGTAGAACTTCCCAGCCTCGACCGTCAGCTTGCTGCTGGTTGCACCGACCTTCGCGCTGAACTCGCCCTGAGGGACGATCACGTAGGAGCTGACTGTGCCCTTCTGGGCGGTGACCGCCTTGCTCCCAAGCGTCGCAGCGGGAGCGTTGATCACGCGTACGAATGCACTGTCAGCGGGAGGGGCGGCGTCGTACAGGCCAGTCTCCTGAGCGGAGGCGTAAGTTGTGGTGGCCAGAATATGTAGGCTAAGTAGTACCGTCAAAAAAACTCGTCTCACCCTCTGAACTTACCTTAGTGCTTTTCTCATGTAACACGAATTTTTCTCTTTGTGACCTTGTGATCATTTGATCAACTGCAACCTTGGCCAACTCCGGGGCATTAGAACCCAGAGGGTCAGTAGGACAAGCAGCACGATCCACAGGGGTACGCTAGACCATCCGAAGGCAAACGGCTCACGCCTCCTCCTCACCGCTGGCTGCAAAATTTAAGTGCAGTTCCAGAAGCTACACGGGATGAGAACCGATGATGGACCGAACGCCGGCAGGCTGGAGGTTGTAACGCTCAACGAGGGTACCGGGTGTACCAGGGGAAGGGGACACCTTCCCCTGTCCGGCTCGCTCTGGGACTATTGACCACGGTTCCTGCTGAGGTGAGCTGCTGCTTCGGCGTGTGGGTGTTGGCAGACGGCGGCTTCGAGTCCGCTGCGTTCATTCAGGGCGTGCGGGGCCTGGGCTTCGAGTTCGTGGTGGGCGTCCGCTCGACTCGATGCACCGACCACCCGGGCCAGGTCACGGTGCAATATGGCGAACACGGGAGTGGGGTGAACCTCTCCAACTGGTCCTGGGAGACCCTCACGCTCGCCCATATCGACCGCCGTGAGCGGACCTTTTTCTCGGTCGCATCACACCTGCGCTTGAGCGACATGGTGGCCCGCGAGGGAGCGCGGCGGTGGGCCATCGAAGCCTTTATCAAAACCGTCAAGGGGCGTTGCGGCCTTGAACGCTTTGCCCAACACAGCAAGCAGGGTGTCCTGCACAGTTGGTGCCTTTCTAGCCTGGCCTTTCTCCTCTGCTGTCTCCAGAACCTCGATCTTCCCGTGGGGAGCGCAGGCTCATAGCCAGACGGGGGTGATCTGGCCAGAACCGTCAGGTTCTCGTTTGTTCCCGAAGTGCGTCGTCAAGCACTTCAACTGGAACCGGACGCGCTCGACGCCTTCCAGCACGCACTTCTCGCCCCCTCAACCTGAACTGCAAGATGTCAGACAACCTGGAGTCAGAAGGCGTCACCGACCACGGCAAGAGGAAATCGATACCCAGGAAGCCTCTCACCACTCAGCACGGCGTCACCCTCCCCCAACCACTGGCCACAACCTCCACTGGTTAATCTGTCGTCCTGGCAGCGGCACCGCGCATCAAACGGTCAATGGCGCTTTCGAACCCGACCGGTTCCAGGGCTGACTGGGCCGCCCCACGCCAGCCCCCCGGCCTCATCGGGGCCGACCCAACCTGTACGATCGGGCAGACCAGAGCGACGGTTCTGGACGACCTGGGCGCCGTGGGAGGAGCATGACCGCAGACGTATATGTCCTGCCGTTCGCCGAGATCCACGCGGGCGATCTGCCGCTGGTTGGCGGCAAGGGGGCGAACCTCGGTGAACTCACCGCAGCCGGTTTCCCGGTGCCGCCGGGCTTCTGCGTGACCGTCCGGGCCTTCGAGCAGGGGCTCGACGCCCTGCCCGAACGGGAAACGATGTGGCGTGAACTGGAGGCCATCGGGCCGACCGACGCGGCTGCCGCACGGGCCGCCAGTGCTCGCTGGAAACCCCGGTTGGCAACCCTGCCGCTGCCGCAGGGCGTGGCCGGGGCCATTGAAGACGCGTGGCGCACGCTGGGCCCGGGGCACGCTTACGCGGTGCGTTCGAGTGCGACCGCCGAAGACCTGCCCAGCGCGTCCTTCGCCGGGCAGCAGGACACCTTCCTGAACGTGCGTGGGCGGGAGGCGCTGCTGCGGGCTGTGCTCGACTGCTGGGCGTCGCTGTACAACGAGCGGGCCATCTCCTACCGCGCCCAGCTCGGACTCTCCCAGCGTCACGTCTCCCTGGCCGTCGTGGTGCAGCGGATGATCGAGCCCGAGGTAGCTGGCATCCTCTTCACCGCCGATCCCAGCACGGGCCAGCGGCACATCGCCCGGATTGACGCCACCTTCGGGCTGGGCGAGGCCCTCGTGTCCGGTGTGGTCACCGCCGACGCGTACAGCGTGGACCGCCGGACGCGTCGCGTCCTTCACCGCGCTGTGGCGGACAAGCCGTTCGCGATCCGCTCGGCTCAAGGTGGCGGCGTCGAGCGCGTTCCCCTGCGTGGCCCGGAGCGGAATCGCCCGGCGCTCACCGACGTCCAGGTGACCGAACTGACCGAGCTGTGCGGCCGCATCGAGGCCCACTACGGCGCGCCGCAGGATATCGAGTGGGCACAGCGGGGCGGACACTGGTACGTCCTGCAGACGCGGCCCATCACGACCCTGTACCCGCTGCCGGAACCCCGTCCGAATGATGGTCAGCTGCACGCCTACTTCAGTTTCAGCCACCTGCAGGTCATGACCGACGCCATGCCCCCGCTGGCCGCGTCGGTATGGCAGCTGCTGTTTCCCTTTGGGCATCCCCGGACATCCCTCGAGAACCCCTACCTGGGCGTGGCTGGCGGAAGACTTTACGTGGACGTCTCGTTCGCCCTGCGCCATCCGCTGCTCAGGCGCCTGGTACCCCGTGCGGTTGGCGCGAACGTGGACGCCCACATCGGTGGGGCGCTGGCTGCGCTGGCCACCCGACCGGAATTCCAGCACGGGCCAGCCCTGCACCTCTCCCGTGCCGCACGGGGCCTCGCGCCGGTCCTGCGCCACGCGCTGACCGCCCTGGCCTTCCCGGAACGTGGGAACGTCGCGAGTCAGCAGGTGCGGCGCATCGACGCCCGCATCGCGCGGTTCCGCCACGCCCTGGACGCTGCCCCCTCACTGGGCGCGCGACTGGACGTGGCCCTGACCACCCTCGCGACCCTGCTGGGCCCGGAAGTCTACCCGTTGCTGGGCCGGGTCATGGCGGGCGTCCTCGCCGACACCGCCCTGCGTGCCCTGGCCCGGGACGTCGCGTCCCGGGCCGACCTCGTCGCCCTGGGGGCCGGGCAGCAGGGCAACGTCACCACCGAGATGGGCCTGGCCCTGGGCGATCTCACGGACGTGGCGCGCGGCCAGCCAGCCGTGAGCGCGCACCTGCGGCGCCTTGACCTGGACGTTCACCAGCGCCTGGCGGTGGTCGGGCTGCCCGGAGGAGCTGCGTTCCTGGGGCGCTGGCAAGCCTTCCTGGCGCGATACGGCGCCCGCGGGCCGGGCGAGATCGATCTCAGCCGGCCGCGCTGGCATGAGGATCCAGGATCGCTGCTCAGCATGGTGGTGGGTGGGCTGGAGACCGGGGAGCCGGGAATTCACCGCGCGCAGGCGACCGAGTGGCGCCACCGTGCTGCGGACGCCGCCGCGCGGGTGCTGCGCGCTGCCGGGCCGCTGCGGCGCGTGGTGTTGCGTCATCTGCTGCGCTCGGTGCGCACTTATCTGCCTCTGCGCGAGCACCCCAAGTTCATGCTGGTGCAGATGCTCGACTTGGTCAAACCGGTGGTCCTGGAGGCGGGCGTAATCCTCACCGCGCGCGGCGCGCTGGACGCCCCCGGGGACGTGTGGTTCCTCACACTGCCCGAACTCCGCTCGGCCCTGGCTGGCGTGCCGCAGGACCTCACACCTCAGGTCGCGGCGCGCCGCGCGCGCTTCGCTGCAGACGCCCGGCGGACTCCCCCGAGGGTCATGACCAGCGACGGCGAACTGATCAGCGCCCAGGTTATGGGGGCGTGGGTGCCGGACGGCGCGTTCGGCGGTCAGGCCGTCTCAGCGGGAGTGGTGGAGGGCGCCGCACGGGTCATGCGCCGGCTGGACGACCCACCCGTCCAGCCGGGCGAGATCCTGGTCGCTCCGTTCACCGATCCCGGCTGGACACCGCTGTTCGTCTTCGCGGCCGGTCTGGTCACGGAGGTCGGCGGCCTGATGACCCACGGCTCCCTGGTGGCCCGCGAGTACGGCCTGCCAGCCGTAGTGGGCGTCGAGCGCGCCACCTCGCGGATCGTCAGCGGTCAGCGCCTCCGCGTCAACGGCGATCTGGGATACGTGGAGCTGCTGGACGATCAGGAGTCGGACACCCCTGCACCTGCACCGCATACGAGCTGATTCGTTCACACCACCGAGTCGACACGGTTGTGGCCAGTGGTTGGCTTTCAGGCAGCGGGGCCGTGGAAAGGCAGGTGTCCTGAACTTCAGGCCACCTGCTGCACCGTTTCCCGCCCCGTCTTGAAGACAGCCTGGTGGTGGTGA
Proteins encoded in this window:
- a CDS encoding ISL3 family transposase; amino-acid sequence: MAVELSTLLSPWFGKGLIVKHLALDGSTLHLKVISAASDANCPLCGQRSYRLHSRSTRTLHDLPFGGFPTVVHLRLHRFRCLQPDCVRRVFCERLPLLVTPYAQRTLRCTRALTHLASTASGRGGARLGTQLDLTASASTLIRQLHRPLVLPPCRLLHVGIDDFAFRKGQTYGTVIVDLDTHRPVEILPDRTTTVVADWLRQHPEIELVTRDRSTEFACAVTQSLPNAVQVLDRWHLLKNLREALERFLGRHQNVLRETTPAPKPRSQAGEDVRAQRQQRRMALLVQMQVLRAAGLGTRVIARHLGVSRYLVKRYLQADAVPARRAHTRVRSILDPYLAFLNRRWDEGCRVGAQLLREVQSLGYPGTRRPLDSWLRARRAGAPLPSPAEQQAALYEARAQQLIEIESTLPAKISPQELVWL
- a CDS encoding alginate O-acetyltransferase AlgX-related protein, whose amino-acid sequence is MRKILPLLTLVLVASTGAQAASTTNNWKLCSAATDAKNYQAGDLWALVAAQGSDGWLYGVQSFKPYDEPQPFLAELKRFSAALKARGTDLVMVYIPPRAASSSRHFDSTNPVFSAVDTNKLATSYSSFVKQINSAGIYSPDLLALQKSDKSEDDYFFARDHHWTPHAAQMTAHNITSYLKTRGTWSQLPTASFKLQEKSMQNWGSYLTRVNTLCNLNIQPQNYQSLISVKEGEDLLGGEDPKVVLVGTSNSFRNKGAEESFGAALRYEMQRDVTNAGIEGGGPYSSIESYLLSDSFRTNPAKVLIWEMDSSYNLHYSLPQLIPSVKGSCKAPVQRLDGLPSQIRVTAPLRPNDYLMVSLSDSSIRSVPLQVTNASGSTSTMTLTHTPKSTAGPIFYGEVQTDVKEVKLSLPDSTGKVRIDVCRG
- a CDS encoding alginate O-acetyltransferase AlgX-related protein; this translates as MTGKWMMAYEKNLDAKVPWRDPSVKLWGGLTYHLFGEAREGAVVGTDGWLYTTEEFQAAAEDTVEIAVKVEYIRQVRDKLAKDGAHLVVALVPAKTRIYPEHLGHLLVPAVKSNVYENFRQRLEAAGVPAPDLFRAMQAEKGEGARSLFLRTDTHWTPYGAAVAARTLAPAVKALRPDLPPTAYHESAGAPVARRGDLLRYVPVPEGVGPAPDTVREPEYTRTDEGGSGLLGDVTLAVTLVGTSYSAETKDNVWHFGAALAQALGTEVLNAAQEGKGPIVPMREYLSSQDRRDNPPQIVVWEIPERFLRISYPKE
- a CDS encoding MBOAT family O-acyltransferase, with product MVFSSNVFLFLFLPLFLIVYYLLPFKGRSAWILAGSYALYSWWRLDFLWLLVAVTVVAYWFGLVLDRQPDGSQRRWTLTAAIVLNLGALGYFKYANFGVESFNAITQTLGFQPFAWAPVLLPIGLSFFIFHAISYIVDVYRREEPPTRNLLDFAAFIALFPHLIAGPVLKYNLLADQFRHRTHTLEGFSYGATRFMTGFAKKVLIADSIAPLVTAAFNQPNPTLADSWLGALAYTLQLYFDFSGYSDMAIGLAAMMGFKFPENFNHPYISRSITEFWRRWHMSLSSWLREYLYISLGGNRRGRFRTYLNLWLTMVLGGLWHGANWTFVLWGMWHGSILAVERRMKEAKLWKPSPAWLTIPGTMILVILGWVMFRADNVPEAFRMYAGMVGLNGVGLSDTLAWQIRPSVIVTMLLAAVLVYVAPVWGNRVGDAGSRFLRPRVVMVATVALLPLFVLAVMKLSAQSYTPFLYFQF
- a CDS encoding alginate O-acetyltransferase AlgF, producing MRRVFLTVLLSLHILATTTYASAQETGLYDAAPPADSAFVRVINAPAATLGSKAVTAQKGTVSSYVIVPQGEFSAKVGATSSKLTVEAGKFYSLALNGGKLVLLADQAAENRAKALLTIYNLSKAPSVDLKTADGKTAVVTGVKPGASGSRAVNGIVVDLAAFDKTKSLGTLKSVKLERGNAYAVVVTDSGVTITTSSTKTK
- a CDS encoding phosphoenolpyruvate synthase; the encoded protein is MTADVYVLPFAEIHAGDLPLVGGKGANLGELTAAGFPVPPGFCVTVRAFEQGLDALPERETMWRELEAIGPTDAAAARAASARWKPRLATLPLPQGVAGAIEDAWRTLGPGHAYAVRSSATAEDLPSASFAGQQDTFLNVRGREALLRAVLDCWASLYNERAISYRAQLGLSQRHVSLAVVVQRMIEPEVAGILFTADPSTGQRHIARIDATFGLGEALVSGVVTADAYSVDRRTRRVLHRAVADKPFAIRSAQGGGVERVPLRGPERNRPALTDVQVTELTELCGRIEAHYGAPQDIEWAQRGGHWYVLQTRPITTLYPLPEPRPNDGQLHAYFSFSHLQVMTDAMPPLAASVWQLLFPFGHPRTSLENPYLGVAGGRLYVDVSFALRHPLLRRLVPRAVGANVDAHIGGALAALATRPEFQHGPALHLSRAARGLAPVLRHALTALAFPERGNVASQQVRRIDARIARFRHALDAAPSLGARLDVALTTLATLLGPEVYPLLGRVMAGVLADTALRALARDVASRADLVALGAGQQGNVTTEMGLALGDLTDVARGQPAVSAHLRRLDLDVHQRLAVVGLPGGAAFLGRWQAFLARYGARGPGEIDLSRPRWHEDPGSLLSMVVGGLETGEPGIHRAQATEWRHRAADAAARVLRAAGPLRRVVLRHLLRSVRTYLPLREHPKFMLVQMLDLVKPVVLEAGVILTARGALDAPGDVWFLTLPELRSALAGVPQDLTPQVAARRARFAADARRTPPRVMTSDGELISAQVMGAWVPDGAFGGQAVSAGVVEGAARVMRRLDDPPVQPGEILVAPFTDPGWTPLFVFAAGLVTEVGGLMTHGSLVAREYGLPAVVGVERATSRIVSGQRLRVNGDLGYVELLDDQESDTPAPAPHTS